The sequence below is a genomic window from Wyeomyia smithii strain HCP4-BCI-WySm-NY-G18 chromosome 1, ASM2978416v1, whole genome shotgun sequence.
TCGAATCGTACTGTCGAAGATCCGTGCCTTCTCCCAAACGTCCTTCAGATTAACTTCGCTCCGAGTAAAACTGAAACAATCATTCACTGGCTCGGAAGTGTTGAACGCAATCATAACATTGCGTTTGGGGTAAATATCGTGATAAGTTGGCTCATTGTTGGAATCAAGTCTTCCCAACGCCCAAATGATATACATAGGACGATCGAGCACGAATTCCTTATCGCCGTGATCGGGCGAAATCAACAAACGTCGGAAGGTGATCGTATTGATTCCGTTCTCTCGTCCAAAAGTATGCAACTGATAGCTATCCTGTCCACCGACCACGTCATCCCGACAGACACCTTTGTTCTGTCCCAGCACCTGGACGCACGGCGCTAGGGATGTTATGTTGTAATCCACGGCGTATCCTTGATGGCCTTCGATGAAAGCCACGACTACATCCGCTCCCTGCATTTGGCTTTGACTTTCCGACCCACTAATCCCAAATGCCATGTACTCATCCTCCTTCACATTCCCCGCCAGCTGAATTGTAATCTGTGGTCCAAAAACTTCCCACGACATTCGATAATCCTTGTGCAACTGCCGACAGTTTGGTAATGACTCGGCATGCGGCGTCACCTTAACCAGCGACGGTGGAACGTTCAAATCATCGGAAATCAAAATAGATCCAAAATCTTCCTTCGTCTCCACGTCATACACGGCGAACCAATCGATATCAAAGATCGTCATGTCACCCGGCAGCTCCAGCGTTATTGTTTCCCGATCATACGCGCGGATCGCGTCCAAACTAAAAGTAAGACGCCTGtcagatttctttttttttttttaatgtgtgAATTTTTCTTACTATCCCATCTCATCTGGAACCTTTTGACCCTTGGACGACGGTGCCGGTCCAACACCGACCCAGAAGTGCACCTGTTGGCCCTTGCCATCGTAGCTGAACTCGGTTATGCGAATCGTTTTCGAGTCCAGAATGTCGATTGTTTCGCTGCTCACACCGTGGCTGTTGCGCGAAAGACTCCCTGCCCTTTGCGACACCGGCGGTTCGAAGTCCTCCGGGATGTACACATCGGCAAAGTTGTTCTGCGAGTTCAGATCGTACACGGCCAACCACTTGACTTCGGTGATCTTTTTGTTATCTGGCAGCCGGATCGTAAAGTCTTTGTTAAAATATCGCTCCAAAATGTTGGTTCTGAAATATGGATTATTGTGTAAGAAAGTTTCCCGGTGGCTGCTGAGCAGATGCGGTCACTAAACTTACTTGCCATACTCATCCGGAACGATGAAACCTTGTGGCCCGGGA
It includes:
- the LOC129720820 gene encoding protein Skeletor, isoforms B/C encodes the protein MTISFLSRIANIFCNVRWNSGFRQNLLGLVFAIFIVIAESQKPEDGPYRGKYIGKFNSYHHQASGEVYAVDEFTFLLTGFNYDGNGVDTFFWSGASNRPGPQGFIVPDEYGKTNILERYFNKDFTIRLPDNKKITEVKWLAVYDLNSQNNFADVYIPEDFEPPVSQRAGSLSRNSHGVSSETIDILDSKTIRITEFSYDGKGQQVHFWVGVGPAPSSKGQKVPDEMGYLDAIRAYDRETITLELPGDMTIFDIDWFAVYDVETKEDFGSILISDDLNVPPSLVKVTPHAESLPNCRQLHKDYRMSWEVFGPQITIQLAGNVKEDEYMAFGISGSESQSQMQGADVVVAFIEGHQGYAVDYNITSLAPCVQVLGQNKGVCRDDVVGGQDSYQLHTFGRENGINTITFRRLLISPDHGDKEFVLDRPMYIIWALGRLDSNNEPTYHDIYPKRNVMIAFNTSEPVNDCFSFTRSEVNLKDVWEKARIFDSTIRSFSATLGPAGGKRGYQGITGHVSNGLAWYINGLMVPELRLRRGLTYSFKVRGGNNPHSSEFYHPLVITDEPRGGFDRLSDVKQSEIRVLAGVEFTRRGRPKPTAAGPLCLARHPDGQDRRLDDNFATFKKFNRTLRWTCESGDPAILEITPNSSWPDVVYYNSFTHANMGWKIHIVDSYSSAARSNGVCSIGPAHDTRLLLGATVVLLLLSTMSSAGSLATRLVRMI